GGATACGCGACAGCGGGTGAACCGATCTCAACAATTCTGATCGACTTCAACCGTCTCACTCGGAATTCGACGATTCTCATTATCCCGCTCTTCACCTTTGCCGGATATATAATCGCTGAAGGGAAGGCACCACAACGGCTGGTTGCGTTTGCGCGCGCGAGCGTCGGTTGGCTCCCGGGCGGTATCGCTGTCGTTGTGCTCTTTACCTGTGCGTTCTTTACCACTTTCACAGGCGCATCCGGCATAACGATCATTGCTCTCGGTGGACTGCTCTATCCGATTCTGCGGCAAAGCTATAATGACAGGTTTTCACTCGGTTTAGTAACGGCTTCTGGAAGTATCGGGTTGTTGTTTCCCCCCAGTGTCCCGCTTATCCTTTACGCGATTATTGCCCAAGTCCGTATTGACAGGATGCTCCTTGCGGGTATTATCCCTGGCATACTTATTCTTAGCATTCTGAGTCTTTACTGTTGCGGGTGGAGTATTACCAAACGGACAGAGAAGACCCCGTTTGATTGGGGCGTTTTCTGGCAAACGTTCTGGGAAGCGAAATGGGAACTGCTGCTGCCGTTTATTGTGTTAGCGGGCATTGTATCCGGGAAAGTTACGCTGGACGAGGCAGCGGCATTAACTGCTCTCTATGCCTGTATCGTAGAAATGGGCATCCACCGCTCCATTTCTTTCAGAGTGTTACCGCGCATCGTCAAAGAAAGCACGGTGCTTGTCGGGGCAATCCTCATCATCCTCGGTATCGCTTTAGGATTGACAAACTACCTCATCACGCTTGATGTACCTACAACTGTCCTTGATTGGATTCAATCAACAACAGAAAGCCGAATTATTACGCTGATCGGACTCAATATTTTCCTGCTCATTGTTGGGTGTCTGATGGACATTTTCTCAGCGGTGATTATCGTTGTGCCGTTGCTGCTTCCGATTGCGGAGCAATTTGGTATTGACAAAGCACATCTCGGCATTATTGTCTTGACGAACCTTGAAATCGGGTATCTGACACCACCCGTCGGAATGAACCTGTTCATCTCAAGCATGAAGTTTGATCGGTCTGTCCTACTGCTGTATCGCTCTGTGCTATTGTTCATTGGATTGTTGCTGATAGCACTCGTGTTGGTGACGTATGTCCCAGAGTTGAGCCTCTGGTTACCGCGGGCTCTCGGGAAAACGCCACAGCCCCTTTTCTGAACCTTCCTTTCTTCCACAAGCAAGGTTTCAGTCTCCTTCAAGAGGACCCGCGTTAAAATAAATAAGTCTGGCGATAAAATCACCAGACTTACTTAATGATTGTGCTATGATAACTCGGCTACACTCTTATTGCCTTGCTTTCAGTTCACCCCATGTAACAGCCAGTTTTCCTGCCGCTTCAACATCCAGACTGGTATCCATCATTTCCTGAATCTCATTTTCCTCAAGTGCACGTTGCCAAAAAGAGATTTCGTCAATGACCCCCTCTGCACCATTTTTGAAGGGAATGTAAGGAATAGTTTCCCATCCGAATCTGGGTTTCTCGTGAAGCGCGGGGAAACCGCCAGTGATCTTTTTACCGCTGGTTGCGGCTTCTTTCCCATCGATGTACAGGAATGGGTTGCCACCATCGAAATCCCACGTCGCTGCGACATGAAACCATTTATCCTTTGTTATAACCCCTGCCGGATCAAATTCAACATCCTGCCAATCGGCATCATCAGCAGCTTCAAAGTAGAATCCAAAGTCTTCGGGGTTGATGTCAGCGTGATTCGCCCCCTTGGAGATGAAAAAATAGATGGGACCCAAACTGGCATCAAAAATCCGGTAATCGTCGCCGTCCTTGCCGTTCCAATCAGGTTTGAACCAGAATAGCAAACTTCCTGCTTCAGCGATAACTAGAGGAACCTCCAAGTAAGTTTCTGCACCTTTGAGAGAAATCCCGGCTTGGTATTTGCCGTCGCCAACCCATTTGGCATTACCGTGAAAGGTGCCATCGTTTCCGTTTCCGGTGCCGTCAACTGCTTTATTTCCACTGCCCTCGCCGATCCACATGAGTAGATCCTTATCGTCAGGGATTCCAGCAAACGCAGAACTTACAACGAATACACTAATAAGCAGAACCAAGTAAACGTGTTTCATGACCTTTTACCTTCCTAATGTTCAAATTATAAGAAGATTTTAGCAAAAATCATGAATTAAGTCAACTACCTTTTTGGGACACTCTGGTTTCTTTTCCAGAGGATGGCTCCTGTGAAACCCTCTGCGTCGCTTTCACAGCACTTGCTACGTGTAGCAGTCGTTTCGGAACGGGTTGTGGTTGCGATGCTGGACTTAATTTTGGACGGGATCGAAATTGTGGAAGTGGTCCCGGCGGTTCGTAAGTCGCATGTATTGGGCGTTGACCTATTGAATGTCCAATGACGTGTTCTCTGTTTTCAACGGGTTGCTCTTTCATACAATCATATCTCCCATCTGCTGGTTCAACTTTTCTTGAACTTTCTGGCGGTGCCTACGTGTCAAGACAAAATCGTCCTTTAGCATTTGCGAACCCACCAACAGCCATTCTCGATACTGCTCAAATGTGATTTTGAACTGCTCCAATGGGAAGTCCGGATTGGCTTCCATCTCGTAGATAAACCGCTCCATATTGAGACGTAAACTCTTGAAATACTGTGAATTGTGACTCAAATCTGCAACGCGGTCCGAAATCTTAAGAATGACATGCAGAAGTGCTAAAAATGCCGCACTTCCTGCGATGAGTAACCACGCTACTTTTCCTGCTGGTGTGCCCCATGCCATCCATCCGACCATGACCGAGGCAATAGTAGCGACTGTCACAGTGCCTTTGAGGATTCCATCCACCGGTCTCCATATTTGAAGTGCCGAGGTCATGAGACTTTCAGTGTAAGCAACGCGATAGAAAGTTTCAAGCGCTGCCTGCCAGAGGAGGTCTTTCTGGTAGTCTGCAGCTGTCCTGTCCATAAGAAGTACTCCTTTCGGAAATGCATTCCATCAGAATAATAAGTGCCTTATGCACTGTCCATATAGACTTTACTAACTAATTATCAGAAGTAACGAAAGGATTGAAATTAGGTAACAGGTTTTTTCAGTAGCAGAAAAATAAAAATGTAGGAAGGATCCCATTTACGGCTCTATCAGTACACGCGATGATACTTCAAAAGATCCCAATTCGGAAGGAAACCGATACCGGGTCGAGTCGGAACGGGGACGTGTCCGTCGGTTTCTAAAACCATCGTTGGTAGGAACATTTCGCCTCGTAAGGGGTCAACGGCAGGTGGGTAATACTCTAACATCAAGCCGTTATCTCGGCTTGCGGCGATATGGATCTGCAATTCTTGTGCCCCGTGCGGGGCAATTGACTTTTCGGCTGTTAATGCCTCTTCCACTACCTGCAATGCGGGCTCATAGCCAGGGAGAATGGCGACATCCAGATTGAAAACGTCTGCGCCTTCATAATCAATGAGCGTTTGGAAATAGTGTAACCCGTATCCGTTTTCTCCGGTGGCAATTTGGATCCCATAATCCTGTGCCATTTCGCGCAGTGCCTTATGCCCTCTGTAATCGTGGCTGTGGATCGGTTCTTCAAACCAGAAAATGTCGTTCGCCTGAAGCGCGGGAAGGCATTCGCACGCCTTTTCAACCGACCATGCACAATTCGCGTCCACCATTAGCGTTGTATCGGGACCAATAGTTTTGCGAACTGCCTCAATCCGCTTGATGTCTGTCTCAAGTCCGGCATTTGGATCCCCAACCTTCATCTTGACTGCCGTGGCATTGAATTCGTTTATGTTGCGCGCCATTTCCTCGCGAAGTTCATCAAACCCTTTACCTCGACCGTAATAGCCACCAGCAATGTATGTGCGGATACGTTTTTGCGTTCCACCAAGCAGGGCGTGAACGGACTTTTCTTCTATCTTCCCGCGGATATCCCAACACGCTTGGTTTATCGCTGCCAAAACTTGCGTATGATAGCCACCAGGTCCGTAGATTTTATAGTTCTCGGCGAATCGCGAGACATAAGCGGTATCCGTTACATCGTGTCCGATCAAAACAGGACGGAACAGATCCACAAACATTGGAAACAGATGGAGGGGACGCGTCGCAGCGGTTCCGCCATTGAAACCGTATCCAACGAATGCGTCACTTCCATTTTGGGCGGTAACCTTAACCAGATGGAGCCTACCCTTATCGTAGACGTGCATGCCGTTCCAGATCGGGGGCTTGTCCCACTCGTAAAGTTCGCTTTCAACAGCAACGATTTTGAAAGAATGTGGAGACATCGTTTTCTATCCTAATGCAGATTAGTAAAAAAATTAACCGAATTCCATTACATTTCGTCCAACGGCGTAAATGCTACGGATTGGACCTCAATCGTATCACTATTATATTGTAAATTCATTTTTTTTAGTCCTTTTTTCATCAAAGTTTACGGATTGGAACCCCCTGCCTTCAGGCGAGGGAGGAAAATCCGCCCTCTTGAATTAGACCAAAGCGTTTTCTTGTGAAAAAACACTTGACATTTTTTGTAAATTATGGTTTAATAGATGTATCGTGTTGGCAGACATACAACGCATTACCGCTTGGTAATGTGTCTGCCTCCCACGTTGTAGGGGATAAACGCACGATACACGATATACCATGAGATTAACCTTCAAATATCCTGTGTATCCGACGAAAACACAGGAAGAAATATTGTTATTGTGGTTTGACCACTTGTGTGAACTTCAGAACTCTGCCCGCGGTAACCGCAAACATGCCCATCAGACCGAGGGGCGTTTCGTCACGCAGTTTGAGCAACAGGCACTTTTGACAGTAGCCCGTGCGAAGTATGACGATTTTCGCGAAGTACCACAGGATTTCCAAGTCTCTATCCTCAAGCGCGTTGACAAAGCGTTTGATGCATTCCGTAGGCGGTGTCGCGAAGGAGCAGAGAAAAAAGGGTATCCTCGCTACAAAACGCGTGTCCGTTCTCTAACATGGTGCTTACGAAAGCACAAACTCAAAACAGGTGAACGTGTCCGCCAGAATCCGATAATAGAAACCGGGTTTCGCCATAATCGCTTAAAAGTGCCGAAGTTAGGTGAAGTCAAGATACGCATGCACCGTCCCTTACAAGGTGACCCGAAAGAGGTCACGATCGTCAAGAAAGCGTCGGGTTGGTATGCTCACATCTCTTGTGAGATACCGGATACGCCAAAAGTTGAACCGACTGACGCTGTCGCAGTTGACGTAGGCACGACACACTATCTGACGACTTCTGAAGGTGAAAAAGAGGACAACCCGCGCTGGTATCGTCAGGCAGAAGGACTGCTCCGAAAACACTCTAAAGCCCTTTCCCGAAAGAAAAAAGGGAGCCACCGAAGGAAAAAACAGCAACACACACTCGCCTTACACCATGAGCGAACGACAAACAAACGCAAAGACTTTATCGGAAAACTCGTCTATAAACTCTACCACCACCAAGAAAACAATGTTTTAGTGGCAGAGGATTTAAGCGTATCGAACATAGTAAAGAATAAACACCTCAGCAAGAGCATTTCCGATGCGTCTTGGGCAACCTTCTTTGAATGGTGTGCAAGCATAGCCGAAAGAGACGGCTTGCACTTCCACCAAGTAGACCCCAAGAACACTTCGCAAACCTGCTCGACTTGCGGTGAAAAATCGCCAAAGAAACTTTCACTGGCGATACGGACCTTTGATTGTAGTTTTTGTGGCACGTCTTTAGACCGAGACCACAACGCTGCGATAAACGTACTCTTACGGGCGGCTTGCGCCCATCGTGGAGAGCGTTGGGTTACCGACCTCTGTGAAACGAGAAACTTATCGGTAGACCGATAGGAAACCTGTTAGCACTCTTAACAGGTTTCTCCCTGCCTTTAGGCGGGGGTACATTGACTATTTGTACCGAGTGCACGTTTTTTACGTTAAATTCCTGCAAATTGGAAGCGTTTAGAGGAGTTTAAAATGTCGAAATTGACAAGGGAAAGTATCGTAAAACTGGTAAGTGTGAGAAGAACCGCCCTCTACAATGCCATGGGATGTCGGCATGGTAGTGCTCACTATAGAACTTCGCAGTCGAAAAGTCATCAGCACAGCGGTGTCGCAACGCTTCTATGGTACGCGATTAACGCGATGCCGAGACGAAAATAACCGGATTGCTACCGAAACCCATTAAAAAACGCATCAAACTGAATGCCCCTAACGTTACACAAAGGGTTCTTGCCGTACCTGTTATCGTTTGAAAGAGCCCCACTGGTGGTTAACAGTGGCTTTTTTGTCTTAAAGAACATCTCACTTTTTAAGTCAAGTGTAACGCTCAGCAATGGATGTCAAGAGCATCACACCCACGACAGAAAGCACCATTGCATTAAAACCGAAGAACGTAACCAGTAGAAAGGCTACGCTGGCAATCCCAAAACCTGCGAAACAGCGAACGATCCACTTATTGATTTTCTGTTCCATTTTTGTCTCCTTGATCTGAGTTCAGACTTTATTAAAGCCGCATTATCAATTCAGTGTCTCGATCCATTCACTGAGCACCCGCGCCATCTCCACGAACACGTCTTCTTCCGTTTTACGCGAGCGTTTAAGGACTTTGAACCCGTGATCCGCTGTATCTAATAGATGTAAGGTCGCCTCATCACCGAGTTCCTCGCAGACTGGAACCAATAGGTCGAGGACCGCTAACTTATCGCGGGTGCCGGACAGGAACAGCATCGGCACGGTAACATCGTCGAGATGTTCCGCGCGTTCCGTTCCCTTCTTTCCAGCAGGATGTAGTGGAAACGCAAAGAACACGAGACCGCGGACATGTTCGATCGGTGCTTCTGCCGCCGTGAGCGACGACATACGCCCGCTATAGGAATGTCCTCCAACAAGAATCGATACATCCCCCGCAGCCTCGTGTGCAGCTGCGACCGCGGAGCGCACGGTTGCCAGAGCCACCGCCTGTGCCTCTCTACCCCCGCCACCACGTTCCATGTAGGGGAACTGATAGCGGAATGTGGCGATTCCTACATCTGCTAGCCGTTCAGCGATCGTCTGGAGTGTTGTATGGCGCATATTCGTGCTTGCCCCATGCCCCAGAACGAGCAACCATTTGGCGTTGTCTGGACGCATCAGCAACGAGGAAACCTCGCCTTTTTCTGGCGTTGCGATGAACTTCGATTCGATTGCTTCGTAGCTCATTTTTTACCTCTCTTGATTAGTGGATTAAGCACTGCTGCACAATATCTCGGTAGGCTTCTAACCCAACAGTCTCCAGCCCTTTCACCTTGGCGAGATCGTCCCAGCGCCGTAAAGTGAGCGCGTCCTGAAAATGCGGGATCTGTTCAAAGGCGTTTCGCTCCTCGTTCGACATGATACCGCCCTGAAGCCTGAAACTCCTTTTTGATGCCTCCGATAACCCGTCGTGGTAAGAAGCGTCGACTGTACATAGATACCTTTTCGCCGGAACGTGCAACCGAATCGGTGTTGTAACCGCGTCCGGGAAGAAGGGTTCCAAATACTGCGCACCGACCTCTTCGTGCGTCAGGTCTGTATCAAGGAACGCTCTATCCGCATTGTGTTCATCTAAAATGATATGTCCGACATCGTGGAGTAATGCGCCCGTAATCAGTGTGGCACTTGCGCCGTTTTGTTGCGCGAGGGTGGCACATTGGAGCGCATGCTCCAACTGCGTCACGACTTCATCGTAGAACGACTGCCCCCGTTTTTCCATGTAACTGAACAACGTAACGACCTTTTGCGCCGCTGTCCCGCTTTTCATGTTCTGGGCGAGACTCGGATCAATATACTTTTCAATGTCGCTTGAGAGTTGAGATTTGCTATCAAAAGTCATGATTCACCGATCTCCCTTGAAAATGTGCGATTTTGCTAATTTGTTTGTCCCGATCGGAGCCATCCGTTGCGTATTGCAAGAAAGCTTGCCGTTTGTCTGCGTAATACTGCTCACGCCAGTCGCCTTGAGAACTGGCATTATAGGTGAGATAAATGATACGTCTCGGTCGATCTGAACGGTTGGTTGGACTCTTGTGCGGGATGTAAGAACCGAAGAGAAGAATGTCCCCTGGATCCGTCGGCACAGCGACCCACTCCATCTTTGAAGCGGTTTCAGGTGCGACGCACCCCTTTTCATCCAAGGCGATGAATCCTTCCGTGTGCCGACCCGGCGCGAAGTAAAGACAACCGCTTTCCAGAGTTGCTGGATCCACCGAAATCAGACACGTGATATGGTAGTTAATAAACTCGTAAGCGGGTGCATCCTGATGTGCAGCGTAGCCACCACCGCCAGGGTACTTATAGTTGATTTTCTCTTTGTAGAGCACCGCCGGTTCCGCCATCAACTCAGAAACCACATCTAACACCTTGCCGCGCGTCACAGTCGCTTTCATACCGATGTGATACGGCACGAAATTTTCCGAACGCGAGAGCCGCGGTCCGGCGGGCGTGGATTCGTAGTGATGCATCCACTTTTCGAGCGTCGGTTCCCAGCACGAGATCTCAGAGACCCATGTCTGTAGATCGTTCACCTCTTCGGTGGAGAAGAAGCCGGGAATTCGCAGATAACCGTTCGTTTTCCAGTCTCCGTGCAGTGCCGGGTTGAGATAAGACATAATTCACTTCCTTAAGGATGATCCTTTTGCCTGTCAGTGTAGCGTATAGCAGATTT
The Candidatus Poribacteria bacterium DNA segment above includes these coding regions:
- a CDS encoding TRAP transporter large permease gives rise to the protein MGLLIGIGLAGFALFGGALFVLLGGASIIGYATAGEPISTILIDFNRLTRNSTILIIPLFTFAGYIIAEGKAPQRLVAFARASVGWLPGGIAVVVLFTCAFFTTFTGASGITIIALGGLLYPILRQSYNDRFSLGLVTASGSIGLLFPPSVPLILYAIIAQVRIDRMLLAGIIPGILILSILSLYCCGWSITKRTEKTPFDWGVFWQTFWEAKWELLLPFIVLAGIVSGKVTLDEAAALTALYACIVEMGIHRSISFRVLPRIVKESTVLVGAILIILGIALGLTNYLITLDVPTTVLDWIQSTTESRIITLIGLNIFLLIVGCLMDIFSAVIIVVPLLLPIAEQFGIDKAHLGIIVLTNLEIGYLTPPVGMNLFISSMKFDRSVLLLYRSVLLFIGLLLIALVLVTYVPELSLWLPRALGKTPQPLF
- a CDS encoding LamG domain-containing protein; this translates as MKHVYLVLLISVFVVSSAFAGIPDDKDLLMWIGEGSGNKAVDGTGNGNDGTFHGNAKWVGDGKYQAGISLKGAETYLEVPLVIAEAGSLLFWFKPDWNGKDGDDYRIFDASLGPIYFFISKGANHADINPEDFGFYFEAADDADWQDVEFDPAGVITKDKWFHVAATWDFDGGNPFLYIDGKEAATSGKKITGGFPALHEKPRFGWETIPYIPFKNGAEGVIDEISFWQRALEENEIQEMMDTSLDVEAAGKLAVTWGELKARQ
- a CDS encoding mandelate racemase/muconate lactonizing enzyme family protein gives rise to the protein MSPHSFKIVAVESELYEWDKPPIWNGMHVYDKGRLHLVKVTAQNGSDAFVGYGFNGGTAATRPLHLFPMFVDLFRPVLIGHDVTDTAYVSRFAENYKIYGPGGYHTQVLAAINQACWDIRGKIEEKSVHALLGGTQKRIRTYIAGGYYGRGKGFDELREEMARNINEFNATAVKMKVGDPNAGLETDIKRIEAVRKTIGPDTTLMVDANCAWSVEKACECLPALQANDIFWFEEPIHSHDYRGHKALREMAQDYGIQIATGENGYGLHYFQTLIDYEGADVFNLDVAILPGYEPALQVVEEALTAEKSIAPHGAQELQIHIAASRDNGLMLEYYPPAVDPLRGEMFLPTMVLETDGHVPVPTRPGIGFLPNWDLLKYHRVY
- a CDS encoding IS200/IS605 family element transposase accessory protein TnpB yields the protein MRLTFKYPVYPTKTQEEILLLWFDHLCELQNSARGNRKHAHQTEGRFVTQFEQQALLTVARAKYDDFREVPQDFQVSILKRVDKAFDAFRRRCREGAEKKGYPRYKTRVRSLTWCLRKHKLKTGERVRQNPIIETGFRHNRLKVPKLGEVKIRMHRPLQGDPKEVTIVKKASGWYAHISCEIPDTPKVEPTDAVAVDVGTTHYLTTSEGEKEDNPRWYRQAEGLLRKHSKALSRKKKGSHRRKKQQHTLALHHERTTNKRKDFIGKLVYKLYHHQENNVLVAEDLSVSNIVKNKHLSKSISDASWATFFEWCASIAERDGLHFHQVDPKNTSQTCSTCGEKSPKKLSLAIRTFDCSFCGTSLDRDHNAAINVLLRAACAHRGERWVTDLCETRNLSVDR
- a CDS encoding alpha/beta hydrolase, which produces MSYEAIESKFIATPEKGEVSSLLMRPDNAKWLLVLGHGASTNMRHTTLQTIAERLADVGIATFRYQFPYMERGGGGREAQAVALATVRSAVAAAHEAAGDVSILVGGHSYSGRMSSLTAAEAPIEHVRGLVFFAFPLHPAGKKGTERAEHLDDVTVPMLFLSGTRDKLAVLDLLVPVCEELGDEATLHLLDTADHGFKVLKRSRKTEEDVFVEMARVLSEWIETLN
- a CDS encoding HD domain-containing protein — protein: MEKYIDPSLAQNMKSGTAAQKVVTLFSYMEKRGQSFYDEVVTQLEHALQCATLAQQNGASATLITGALLHDVGHIILDEHNADRAFLDTDLTHEEVGAQYLEPFFPDAVTTPIRLHVPAKRYLCTVDASYHDGLSEASKRSFRLQGGIMSNEERNAFEQIPHFQDALTLRRWDDLAKVKGLETVGLEAYRDIVQQCLIH
- a CDS encoding phytanoyl-CoA dioxygenase family protein; this encodes MMSYLNPALHGDWKTNGYLRIPGFFSTEEVNDLQTWVSEISCWEPTLEKWMHHYESTPAGPRLSRSENFVPYHIGMKATVTRGKVLDVVSELMAEPAVLYKEKINYKYPGGGGYAAHQDAPAYEFINYHITCLISVDPATLESGCLYFAPGRHTEGFIALDEKGCVAPETASKMEWVAVPTDPGDILLFGSYIPHKSPTNRSDRPRRIIYLTYNASSQGDWREQYYADKRQAFLQYATDGSDRDKQISKIAHFQGRSVNHDF